Within the Bacillus pumilus genome, the region TAAATAGGCAAGGACAAACATGAAAGTACTGACTATTAGAACTGTCACATACATGTTTGCTGAAAACGTATTGAACAAGAACCCATACATCATTTGACCAAGTGGGGCAGCACATTGAGAAACCATTGTCAGATTGGCCATCACTTTTCCTAATTGATTATTTGGCGTTTTCTTTTGAACGTGTGAAATCACAACGATTGAGATCATTGTAAGCAGCATAGCAATCGGAAGACATCCTGCTAGAAAGAGAAAATAAGCTGGATAAGTGCCAAATTGAAGAGCTGTGTTTGATGTTGAGAATGCGACAGGTAGCAAGATGATCGCGATGACGATCAGCCAGCGATATAAAGTAGGGATACGCCAATGCTTTGCTACAAGTCCAACTAGCAGAGCCCCTGCGATGACCGCAAACTCAATTAAGCCCATGCCTACTCCATACATGATGTCACTGCTTTTCATTGTGACCCTTAAAATGATCGGACCACCTACGATAAAAAATGGTGTGAGGATGAAATTTAACATTGCAGCAAGCAACATGGCTCTTTTTAAAAATGACTGACTGCCAATATAGGAAAATCCTTGTTTCATATCTTTTACGAGCACTTTGCCCATAGGTTCCGTTAAGGGGCTAGGTGAGAAGGATATGTTTAACCGTAAAAGCATGCATGCTGATAGAAAGAACACGATGGCACTGGCACCTATGATGGATTGACTTCCAACCAGTCCGTACAGTACCCCACCGATAATAGGAGCGAGGACACCTGAAAGTGCCTGCACGCCATTGACGATCCCGTTTGCTTGTTCTAATTGTTCCTGTTTTACTAACTGTGGAATGCTGGACATCACAGCGGGAGCATAGAACGTACTCATCATACCAAGAAGCACCATGACCGCTCCGATCATAATGAGTGAATCATTGCCTGAGAATAACCAAAAATAAAAAGCCACAATCATGATGCCAGTGAGAACATCAAATAAAATCATCAAGTTCCTTCTGTTAAACCGGTCAGCGATTGCGCCTGCTAAGGGAGAAAGAAGGAGTGGTATATTGGATAAAGCGAATAGTAAGGCATATAAGTCAACACGCTGAGTCATATCTAGCACGTGTAAAGATAGAACAAACCGAATTAAAGAAGACCCAAAAACGGAAATAATCTGTCCGAGCACGAGGTAAATAAAGTGGGATGAGCCTCTTTTAGATAATAAAGACATGGGTATCACTCTCCTTTTAGACCGACCGTCAGTCTATAATGTATGCAGGATTGGTATTGAAGTGACCAATCACTGATTATGTTCATCAAGTTCTCCAGTTAAACGCTTCAGAAGAAAGGAGAAACTCCCTTTTTCTGCATGTAATGAGGATTCGAGGATATCGATAAAAGCTAGTGCGCGCTGCATACTCTCTTCGGCTGTCCATTGAAAAAGGCCCTCATCAAATATGACTTGTGCAGAAGCAAGAAGGAATTCCACCGTTTCTTGAGGGTACTTTGTATTAAATGTTCCATCTTCCACACCTTGCTGAATGACATCAGCTAAAACGGGTGAGAGTTCTTTAATCGCTTTGATTAAGCTTTTTTGGTGCATCTCTGCATTAGAAGGCTGGTGAAATTGTTCAATCATGCCCTGTTTATTGCTTCCTTGCTTTGGCGATTGAGCCATGATGATGCGAAATAGTTTGTCGACCACTGGAAGGTCTGGATCAGCTGCAATACGTTTTGCCACGATGATATCTGCTTTGATGATCCTGTCAATAATGGCATCCATCACTTCTTCTTTGGATGAAAAGTAATAATAAAAAGTGCCTTTTGCAATGCCAACAGCTTTCAGAATATCGATAATCGTTGTTTGCTGATAGCCTTTGGTAGAAAAAAGCTCTTCGGCTGCGTTTAAGATGTCATTTTTACGTTCTTCAGGATGTTTAACGGTTCTCATAAAGCCATCCTTTCTTTTGACTAGACTGTCGGTCGGTCCTTTGATTTGATTAAACACTTTTCAAAGTACCTTTGTCAATGACTTATTTTTAAACACTTTGCATTTATTGTGCAATGACACTATGATACATTGAAATGAAAACACCTTCAGGAGAGATGCCTCATGCAATTTTTAACCACTGAATTGGCACAAGAAATGGTTGAACGTACGATGCGTATTTTAGATAAAAATATCAATGTAATGAATGCGGATGGTGTCATCATTGGTTCTGGTGAACGAAACAGGATTGGTCAGAAACATGATGGTGCACGACTTGTGCTAACAAGCGGGAACAGTATGGAAATTGACTACAAGACGTCCTTGCAATTAGAAGGAGTTAGACCAGGAATCAATTTGCCCATTTGCTTTCGTGAACAAGTAGTTGGTGTGATTGGCATTACAGGTGAGCCGGAGAATATTCGGCATCATGCTGAGCTGGTAAAAATGGCAGCTGAGCTAGTGTTAGAGCAGTCTTTTCTGCTTGAACGAGTGCAGTGGCGGCAGCGAATAGAGAGTGAAATTGTCAATCAGTTAATTTCTGATTCGGACGTTGGTGATTATCAGCTAAAGAACCGAGCTGCATGGCTAGGAATGGATTTAGAAAAGCGTCGAATGGCCATCATTTTTCAGCCAGTTCCCTCCTCAGAAGACGCTGTGCATAAAATGATGCATGCGATTCAATACGATAAGAATGCAGATGATTTGCTTGGCATGACTTTTCGTCATGAATTGGTTCTTTTAAGGGAGCCGATCTCTGATCATCGTTTAAAGCATGTGGTTGTGCAGTTGCAAAGAACAATGGAAAATGCAGTAGGGGGCCAGGTGCTTGTGGGGATAGGGACTGTCGCCGCTGACATAAGCCGGCTGTCATTGTCCTTTGAGCACGCAAGAGATTCCTTGCGATTGGGGAAGGCTCTTGATCCGGAGGAAAGTATTTATTTTTTTGAATCTTATCAGTTGGAAAGACTATTCATCACTGCAGGAGTTGTTGAAGAAAACGGTAGTTGGACTGACTTTTACAAGCCATTAACGCAAGAAGTGGAGCTTGCCCACACATTAAGCATTTACATTGAAGAGGGCGGTGATTTACAAAGAATTGTTGATCGATTATATATTCACCGGAATACATTGAGATATCGTTTAGATAAGATACAAGCTTTGACCGGAAAAGATCCCCGTCATGTAAAACAGTTGATGGAGCTTTATATGGCGCAGTTGATGAATCAATTATCTTGATTGTGCATTTGCACAATGAGATGAAGTGATAAATGAAAAAAGTTCATCTAGATTCACAACCCGATTCCATATAGTAAACGCTTACAATGAAAGAAAGACATTTTGGGGGGATCGAGGATGAATGGAGATGTGACTGTAAGTACACTGGGAGCCATTATGGCACTGGTTATTGCGATTGTTCTTATTTTAAGAAAAGTATCACCTGCGTATGGCATGCTGGCAGGTGCATTTATAGGCGGTTTAATTGGCGGCGTAGATATTGCTCAGACCGTGAATGTCATGATGGAAGGTGCTAAGGGCATGATTCCGGCTGTCCTTAGAATTATGGCGGCAGGGGTGCTGGCTGGCGTTTTAATTGAGTCGGGTGCAGCTTTATCTATCGCTGAGGCGATCGTGAAAAAGCTTGGAGAGGCGAGGGCGTTATTAGCACTGGCGCTGGCAACCATGATTTTAACGACAGTGGGCGTTTTTGTAGATGTAGCCGTTATCACGGTAGCACCTATTGCACTTGCGATTGCCAAACGGGCAAAGCTCTCAAAAACGGGAATTCTACTTGCTATGATTGGAGGCGGGAAAGCAGGGAATATCATGTCCCCCAATCCGAACGCCATTGCCGCTTCTGATGCGTTTGGTGTACCGCTTACTTCATTGATGGCAGCAGGTATCATTCCGGCTATATTCGGCTTAGCTGTCACATACGTTTTGTCCAAAAAGCTTGCTAAGAAAGGATCGCCTGTACTTGAAGAAGAAGTTAATCAAAGCCAGTTTCAAGTACCTGCCTTTTTACCAGCGGTGGTCGGTCCACTTGTCACCATTTTATTGTTGGCTTTAAGACCGCTTTTTCAAATGAATATAGACCCAATGATCGCCTTACCGATCGGAGGCATTGTAGGCGCTCTTTTCATGAAAAAAGGGAAATTTATTAATGATTATGCGATGTCCGGGTTGAACAAAATGTCGGGTGTAGCGATTATGTTATTAGGGACAGGCACATTAGCAGGCATTGTATCGAATTCTTCCTTAAAAGATGTGTTTATTCAAGCACTTGATGCATCGGGATTACCTCCGTATTTGCTTGCACCAGCTTCAGGGATCTTTATGTCAGCCGCCACTGCTTCGACAACAGCAGGAACAGCAGTAGCGAGTGGCGTATTCAGCGGTACATTACTTGGTCTCGGCGTATCGGCTCTTTCAGGGGCAGCGATGATTCATGCTGGTTCAACTGTGCTTGATCATATGCCGCACGGAAGCTTTTTCCACGCAACAGCAGGAAGTGTTCAAATGGATATCAAAGAGCGCCTGAAGCTCATGCCATTTGAATCGTTAATTGGTTTGACATTAACCGTCGTATCAACCATTATATTCGGCGTTTTCAAGTTGTTTGGCTGATGACATTTGATAAGAAACGAGGGGCATTAGGATGAAAATTGTGATTGCACCAGATTCATTTAAAGAAAGTTTATCTGCATATGAGACAGCATGTGCCATTGAGCGAGGATTTCAAGCGATGTTGCCAGACGCTGAATATATCAAACTTCCCATGGCAGATGGAGGAGAGGGAACTGTTCAATCGCTAGTTGATGCGACGGGTGGGCACATAATCAATCATGTGGTCACAGGCCCGCTTGGTGACCCCGTCGATGCCTTTTTTGGCATGTTAGGAGACGATGAGACGGCTGTTATAGAGATGGCCGCAGCCTCTGGGTTACACCTTGTTCCACAAGAAAAACGCAATCCATTACTCACGACATCGAAGGGAACTGGGGAATTAATGCTTGCGGCGCTAGATCAAGGAGCAAAGCATGTCATCATTGGGCTTGGCGGAAGTGCAACAAATGATGGAGGCGTTGGGATGATGCAAGGATTAGGTGCAGCTTTTCTCGATCAAGCAGGACAGGAGTTGTCGCCAGGTGGTGGAGCCCTTCATCAATTAGCTTCTATTGATCTAACTGGACTTGACCCTAGACTGCAGTCCGTTCGGCTGGAGGCAGCCTGTGACGTGGATAATCCTTTAACAGGTAAGAGAGGAGCGTCTGCTGTATTTGGTCCTCAAAAAGGTGCTGATGAAGAAATGGTTCAAGTGCTAGACATGAATTTAACTCATTTTGCCCAAATAGCAGAAAAGCAGTTTAATGTATCTTTTGAATATGCAGAAGGGGCAGGAGCGGCAGGAGGACTTGGTGCGAGTTTATTAGGCTTTTTACACGCTGATTTGCAGCGAGGAATTGATATTGTGCTCAAGGCAGTTCAGTTTGATGATGTCATCAAGGGGGCAGACCTAGTGATTACTGGGGAAGGCCGAATTGACCAGCAAACCATTTATGGAAAAACCCCAATTGGTGTAGCCAAAGCAGCAAAGCAGTATCACCTGCCTGTGATCGGCATCGCGGGCTCTCTCTCAAAAGATAGTGCAGTCGTACATGAGCATGGCATTGATGCCCTTTTTAGTATCGTTCCAGGTGTAACTTCTCTTTTTGAGGCGATGAGAGATGGGGCTATTCATGTAGAGAGAACCGCTCGAAATATTGCGGCTACTATATCAATTGGAAGAAATAAGTAAGCGGTGAAAAATGTTTCCTTTTCTATCACATTCTTTCTATCGAAATGTGGTAAAATTGTATGAAATGAAATAGAAAGTTGGAGGAAACACAAATGTCTAATCTACCAAATTGTCCTTCATGCAGCTCAACGTATACTTATGAGGATGGCAGTCTGCTAGTTTGTCCTGAATGTGCGCATGAATGGTCACTTGAACAAGAACAAGCGGCAGAGGAGCAGCTTGTGGTCAAAGATGCGAATGGAAATCTGTTAAGTGATGGGGATACAGTCTCTGTCATTAAAGATTTAAAAGTAAAAGGTTCTTCTTCCGTTTTAAAAATAGGGACGAAGGTCAAAGGCATTCGGTTAGTTGAAGGCGATCATAACATTGATTGTAAAATTCCTAGCTTTGGTGCAATGAAGTTAAAATCAGAGTTTGTGAAAAAGGTATAATAACGAAAGGGGGCTGCAGTAAGAGGCCTCTTTTTCATTTCTTTATTTATAGGTGAAAGGAATAATCTTAAACAGAATTCCATACATATATACCTGTTGAAAAAGGTTCATTTTTTAAAAAATCAAGCCTCTTTTCACATAAAAAATGGCTGTTTTCTTAACCCTACCTTAAAAAAGGCAGATGATTCGCTAAATTTTGGTTCATCCCCTTCACAACTTTTGGGCATTGCTGTACCATATGGAAGTGTTCTTCTATTTTTAACGAATCATGGTGTTATCAGGAAATAGATGATAGATGATACTTAGACAAAGAAGGAGAGGTAACGTGACGAACGTTTTAGAACTGCATAATGTATCTAGGCATATTCACGGGAAAAAGATCGTTCAAGACTTGAGCTTTTCTGTCCAAGCGGGCGAAGTCTTTGGCTTCTTAGGACCAAACGGCGCAGGGAAAACGACAACCATTCGTATGATGGTCGGTCTTTCTCCAATTACATCTGGTGACATTCTGATTAATGGGCATAGTATTCAATCCTCATATCAGCATGCCATCCAAGACGTTGGTGCCATTATTGAAAACCCAGAAATGTATAATCATTTAACAGCTAGACAAAATCTTGTTCACTTTGCCAGAATGAATGGGAAAGTGGATGAAGGGCGAATTGATGAGCTGCTAAAACTAGTCAGCTTACAGCACGTGAAACATAAGCGTGTCCGAACGTTTTCATTAGGAATGAAGCAGCGTTTAGGTATTGCGCAAGCACTGATACATAGACCGAAACTGCTGATATTAGATGAGCCGACCAATGGACTTGATCCAGAGGGAATTCGCATGATACGAGATTACTTGAGAAGGCTTGCAAAGGAAGAAGGGCTAGCTGTTATTGTTTCAAGTCATCTCATGTCAGAAATGGAATTGATGTGTGACCGTTTTGCGATTATCCAAAAAGGCAAGCTGATTGCGATTGAGGATCAGCGTGCAGAGGCGAACCAGGACGAATTAGTCAATTATCGAATGAAGGTCGCTTCTGATGAACTGGAAGAAACGAAAAAACTCATTGGTATATTTGAGGAAGGCACGACTGTAAGAGAAGAGGAGCAGTATTTATTCTTCTCCTTGGCAGAAGAGAAAATGCCGGAATTGATTCGTCATTTGAGCGGCGCGTCCATTCATTTGTACGAAATCAAAATAGAAAAACAAACCTTAGAAGATAAGTTCTTAAGCTTAACAGGTAAAAAGGAGGCAGACGTATGATTCGCCTCATTCAAAACGAGTGGATGAAGATCAGTTATCGTATTGGAACTTGGATTATGGTTGGACTTCTTGTGTTAGGTATGATTGCTACACTGATCTTTGTAGTGAAAACAAATGACAAAGATCAAGCTTCAGGTGATTGGAAAACCCAACTAGAAATGATGAATAAGGAAAACAAGAAAGAACTCAAAGAGACAGAGAATGGTTTCTTTAAAAGAGAGCTTGAAAAAGAGATCGCTATTAATGATTATCGAATCAAGCATAACTTGCCGCCAGCTGATCAGTTTAGCCACAGTGTATGGGATTATGTGAAAACAAACGCTAATTTACTCCAGCTTGTAGGTGTGTTTGTGATCATTATTGCTTCCACTATTGTGTCGGCTGAATACAAGCATGGTACAATCAAATTATTATTGATTCGTCCACCATCAAGGCTAAAGATCCTAATATCTAAATATATTACAGTACAGCTGTATGCTCTTTTACTTGTTGTAGTTCTATTTATCTTGTCCATCATATTGGGTGCTATTTTCTTTGGACTTAGCACTGATTATGTGAATTTGGTGTATCACAATGGTGAAGTGATTGAACGTTCGCAGTTTGCAAATATGGTCTATTATTATCTTGCTCATTGCGCAATGTTTGTCGTTTTGGGAACCCTTTCGTTCGCCATTTCTACAGTATTTAGAAGTGAAGCTATCTCCATTGCCATTAGTGTGTTAGCTTATATTGTGGGTGGATCAGTTACAGGTATTTTAATGCTCTTCTTTGATTGGTCAAAATATTTGTTATTTGCAAACGATCCATCGCAATACTTTATGGAACAGGTTACTCTTATCGAAGGTATGTCTCTAGGATTCTCACTAATCGTCCTAGTCATCTATTGGGCTATTTTCTTAGCCATTGCCTTAATTGTCTTCCAGAAACGAGAAGTGAAAACAGGCAGTTAAATTTTAAAATTTTTAGGAGGTTTACACATGATTAGACGTAAAGGTGAAAAGATTATGGGGATTATCAGTATTGTCCTCAATGTCATTGGTGTTGGATTTGGAGCATTAATTCTCTCCTTAGGTCCATCATTTTATGATCAAATCAATGAAGTGTTACAAGAGGAAGGAGAAACATTGCCAATTGAAACGCTTGAGGCTTCGGTTAATTCATTTGGTACTCAGTACATGGTTGTTTCCATCATTGCGGCTGTACTATCAATTGTTGGTGTGATTCTCTTGAAAACAGACCGCCGTGCCGTGATTTCAGGTGTTCTTTTCTTGGTGTCTGCTGTGACTCTTTTGATTGGAACAGTTGGCCTTGCATTCGTTCCAATGGTTCTATTGTTTATCATTGGTTTGATGTCTCTTATTAGAAAGCCGAATACAGACATTCACACAAATGAATATCCTTCATAAATAAAAAAGACATGCGCCGCTGTGCGCATGTCTTTTTATATTTAAATAATGCCTATCAGTTTGGCAATGATCAGTAGAACAATACTGAATCCCCACATCCAGAAGAAAGAGTAGCGAATATGTTTCCCCATATCGACTCCTGCAAGACCTATTGCAAGCCAAACGGCTGGAGCGAGAGGGCTGACAAAGGTTCCTATGATGTTGCCGATCATCATGGCATACGCTGCGGAAGTGCCCGTCACGCCAACCTCAGATGTGATGGATTCGACAATTGGCAGAAGTGCATAATAATAAGCGTCTGTACTTGTCAGCATATCCAGTGGTACCCCAAACATCCCGACAATGATATGTAAAAATGGAAGCAGGAAAGCAGGTAGAATCTGAATGCTGTCCACAGCAATAGCTTTTAGCATTCCCGTTCCTTCGAGAATCCCTAGAAAAGAACCTGCGGAGAAAATAACAGCGGCCATCATGAGTGCACTAGGTGCATGTGCCTTGATTCTCTCCATTTGTACATCCACTTTCGGATAGTTAATTAATAGTGCGAGAGAAAGACCAATCATAAACATATAACTAGCCGGAATCACGTTAAGCACAAGAAGGACAACAACAGCTATAAACAGAATGAAATTCACCCAAATCAAGTGATAGCGTTTTAAAGCGGCATCACCTGTCTCGCTAATGGATTGGATAGCCCGGTCCCAATCTGCGCCTTCTAATTGAACAGCAGCAATTTCATTTGCAGCGATTTTGACCCGAATGCGTTTTTCTTCTCTTTTTCCTAAAATAAATGCCATTCCTAATACGAGAACGACCCCAATGAGCTGAATGGGAATGAGCGGCACCCAAAGTTCAGATGGGTCCATCTTAAGGACACTCGCTGCCCGTCCTGTGGGGCCAGCCCATGGCACCATATTCGTTAAGCCAGCACTTGTCCCGATCAATAACAGCAATAAGTACGGACTCATATGTAATTTTTTATAAAGTGGAAGTAGTGCAGGTACAGTTAATAAAAATGTAGTCGCTCCTGCTCCGTCTAAATGAGCGATGACTCCTATTAGAGCTGTCCCCATCGCAACTGTGACAACATTTCCCTTAGTCAGTTTAATCAGCGTTTTTATTACAGGTTCAAAGAACCCTGTATCTTGTAAAATGCCAAAAAATAAAATGGCGAAGATGAACATGGTCGCCACTGGCAGTACTTTGATAATCCCTTCTTCAAAGAATGATTGAATGTCATGAATCCCAAATCCTGCGATGAATGCCCCGATTAAAGGCACCATGACCATGGCAACAATTGGACTTGCTTTCCCCCAAATCAGCAATACAACAATCGTTAAAATAATCAACAATCCAACAAACGTTAACATAAGTCCCTCCCCCTACAATAAACCGTTTACATTTTCTTGCTCTTTTTATCACAATGCAGTCCCATATCTGCATTGAAAAAAAGGGTATCAAAAATATGAGTATTAGGCAACCGCTTTCATACCTATAAAATGGTGAAAAAGGATGATGAAACCAGTATTGGCGCAGGATGAAACATGTCAAAAAATTTAGATAAAATATAAATATTCTAATTTAAATATAAAATACATAATTATATATGGGTATTTAGACTTGATAAAATGAAAGAAGCGTCTCCAATGTGCAGACGCCTCGTTCATTCTATTTTTTCATAATCATGTACTCGTAAGGATCAAGCTGGAGCTCTTGAGGCACATATTGCCCTGTCAGCATATTTTGATAGCTCTCTTCTGAATCTAGTGAAAGGAGCTGCTGTTTTTCCGTAAAATTCATCATAAACACATAGTCCTGTGACCCATCTGTTCGTTTTTGGACACTGACTCCCTCTGGAATCTCCGCTGATAGGACGGGCTGTATATCCATTCCTACGATGAGATCCTCGTAAAACTCATCATAAAAAATTTGCTCATTTTCGGAAGCCATATAGTATGCCTTTCCATCTCCAAAAGAATGAACAGTCAGAGCTGGCTGTCCTTCGTAGCATCCATTCTCAAAATGCCCTAACACAGAGGCCGTTTCAGGATGTATGGATTCGCAATATTGCCCGACATGGTAGGTGCGTCCATTTCCTGTGGTCATTAATACATGTTCATCTGGCATCAATGTGTTGATTTCTTCCGCCCAAATGCCAAGTACATGGCGGAGAGGACCCGGGAAACCGCCGAGGAAACAGAGGTCATTTTCGTCGACCATACCGCTCCAATAGGTTGCGATAAAAATACCGCCCGTTTTAACAAAGGCTTCGATTTTTTCTGCAACGCCTGGTTTGATCATGTAAAGCATTGGACCAATGAGCACACGATAGGACGAGAAATCCTTTTCCATGCCGACAATGTCAACAGGGATGCCTTTTTTCCAAAAGCTTCGATAGTGAGTTTGACAAGCCTCTACGTAGCGTTTGTTTGTATTATTTAAGCCTTGTGCATCATCAATGGCCCAGTGGTTTTCCCAATCGTATATGATGGCGACTTCTGGTTGAACGGAAGTCCCTGCGATGGGCTGCAAATGCTCCAGTTGTTTCCCTAGATCAGCGACCTCTTGAAACACGCGCGTATGTTCATGTCCAGAATGATCAACTACCGCACCATGGAATTTCTCAGATGCACCACGCCCTTGGCGCCACTGGAAGTAAAGCACGGAGTCTGATCCGTGAGCAATCGCCTGTATAGCAGAAAGATGTGCCATGCCTTTGTGTTTGACCTTATTCACTTCATGCCAGTTCACAAGGCTCGGTGTACTCTCCATCACGAGAAATGGCTGACCGTCCTTTAATGAACGATATAAGTCGTGAACGAAGGCAACGTTTGACGCCAATTCAGCCGTTGTTTCCCTGCCGCTATGCCATGCTGGGTAGCTATCCCATGAAATCACGTCGACTTCTTTGGCAAATTGATGATAATCCAGTCCAAGAAATGGTCGCATATGCGGGTAGTCGCCCATAAAGTTGGTGGTCACTGGGATGTGAGGCGTCAATTCCCGCAGCGGTTCAATTTCATTTTGATAAAAATTGATCGTTTGCGCTGTGACAAAGCGTTTCCAGTCTAGATTCATCCCGTGTATCATGTGCTCTCCGTGCGGTGCAGGTGACTCAATTTGTGACCAATCACTATACGTGTGGCTCCAAAACCCCGTCCACCATGCCTGGTTTAAAGCTTCAAGGTCATGATTGTACTTGTCTTTCAAATACCCTCGAAATGCTTCTTGGCAGAGGTCGCAATGACATTCGCCGCCGTATTCATTCGAAATGTGCCACATGATCAGTGCTGGGTGATCCTTGTAGCGTTCAGCGAGCAAACGATTGAGTGTATTCGTTTTTTCTCGATAAACCGGTGAGGTAAAGCAATGATTATGGCGAAGTCCATGTAAATTACGCTGACGGTTCGCTTCGACGCGCAATACCTCAGGATATGTTTGTGACAGCCAAGCAGGTCTCGCCCCGCTTGGCGTTGCAAGAATGGCATGTGTCCCCTGTGCTGCCAAGCGGTCCATGATGTCATCCAGCCATGCAAAATCATACTGACCTTCTT harbors:
- a CDS encoding MFS transporter encodes the protein MSLLSKRGSSHFIYLVLGQIISVFGSSLIRFVLSLHVLDMTQRVDLYALLFALSNIPLLLSPLAGAIADRFNRRNLMILFDVLTGIMIVAFYFWLFSGNDSLIMIGAVMVLLGMMSTFYAPAVMSSIPQLVKQEQLEQANGIVNGVQALSGVLAPIIGGVLYGLVGSQSIIGASAIVFFLSACMLLRLNISFSPSPLTEPMGKVLVKDMKQGFSYIGSQSFLKRAMLLAAMLNFILTPFFIVGGPIILRVTMKSSDIMYGVGMGLIEFAVIAGALLVGLVAKHWRIPTLYRWLIVIAIILLPVAFSTSNTALQFGTYPAYFLFLAGCLPIAMLLTMISIVVISHVQKKTPNNQLGKVMANLTMVSQCAAPLGQMMYGFLFNTFSANMYVTVLIVSTFMFVLAYLTKNMLQHEGESAS
- a CDS encoding TetR/AcrR family transcriptional regulator gives rise to the protein MRTVKHPEERKNDILNAAEELFSTKGYQQTTIIDILKAVGIAKGTFYYYFSSKEEVMDAIIDRIIKADIIVAKRIAADPDLPVVDKLFRIIMAQSPKQGSNKQGMIEQFHQPSNAEMHQKSLIKAIKELSPVLADVIQQGVEDGTFNTKYPQETVEFLLASAQVIFDEGLFQWTAEESMQRALAFIDILESSLHAEKGSFSFLLKRLTGELDEHNQ
- a CDS encoding CdaR family transcriptional regulator: MQFLTTELAQEMVERTMRILDKNINVMNADGVIIGSGERNRIGQKHDGARLVLTSGNSMEIDYKTSLQLEGVRPGINLPICFREQVVGVIGITGEPENIRHHAELVKMAAELVLEQSFLLERVQWRQRIESEIVNQLISDSDVGDYQLKNRAAWLGMDLEKRRMAIIFQPVPSSEDAVHKMMHAIQYDKNADDLLGMTFRHELVLLREPISDHRLKHVVVQLQRTMENAVGGQVLVGIGTVAADISRLSLSFEHARDSLRLGKALDPEESIYFFESYQLERLFITAGVVEENGSWTDFYKPLTQEVELAHTLSIYIEEGGDLQRIVDRLYIHRNTLRYRLDKIQALTGKDPRHVKQLMELYMAQLMNQLS
- a CDS encoding GntP family permease, yielding MNGDVTVSTLGAIMALVIAIVLILRKVSPAYGMLAGAFIGGLIGGVDIAQTVNVMMEGAKGMIPAVLRIMAAGVLAGVLIESGAALSIAEAIVKKLGEARALLALALATMILTTVGVFVDVAVITVAPIALAIAKRAKLSKTGILLAMIGGGKAGNIMSPNPNAIAASDAFGVPLTSLMAAGIIPAIFGLAVTYVLSKKLAKKGSPVLEEEVNQSQFQVPAFLPAVVGPLVTILLLALRPLFQMNIDPMIALPIGGIVGALFMKKGKFINDYAMSGLNKMSGVAIMLLGTGTLAGIVSNSSLKDVFIQALDASGLPPYLLAPASGIFMSAATASTTAGTAVASGVFSGTLLGLGVSALSGAAMIHAGSTVLDHMPHGSFFHATAGSVQMDIKERLKLMPFESLIGLTLTVVSTIIFGVFKLFG
- a CDS encoding glycerate kinase, giving the protein MKIVIAPDSFKESLSAYETACAIERGFQAMLPDAEYIKLPMADGGEGTVQSLVDATGGHIINHVVTGPLGDPVDAFFGMLGDDETAVIEMAAASGLHLVPQEKRNPLLTTSKGTGELMLAALDQGAKHVIIGLGGSATNDGGVGMMQGLGAAFLDQAGQELSPGGGALHQLASIDLTGLDPRLQSVRLEAACDVDNPLTGKRGASAVFGPQKGADEEMVQVLDMNLTHFAQIAEKQFNVSFEYAEGAGAAGGLGASLLGFLHADLQRGIDIVLKAVQFDDVIKGADLVITGEGRIDQQTIYGKTPIGVAKAAKQYHLPVIGIAGSLSKDSAVVHEHGIDALFSIVPGVTSLFEAMRDGAIHVERTARNIAATISIGRNK
- a CDS encoding zinc ribbon domain-containing protein YjdM; protein product: MSNLPNCPSCSSTYTYEDGSLLVCPECAHEWSLEQEQAAEEQLVVKDANGNLLSDGDTVSVIKDLKVKGSSSVLKIGTKVKGIRLVEGDHNIDCKIPSFGAMKLKSEFVKKV
- a CDS encoding ABC transporter ATP-binding protein; translated protein: MTNVLELHNVSRHIHGKKIVQDLSFSVQAGEVFGFLGPNGAGKTTTIRMMVGLSPITSGDILINGHSIQSSYQHAIQDVGAIIENPEMYNHLTARQNLVHFARMNGKVDEGRIDELLKLVSLQHVKHKRVRTFSLGMKQRLGIAQALIHRPKLLILDEPTNGLDPEGIRMIRDYLRRLAKEEGLAVIVSSHLMSEMELMCDRFAIIQKGKLIAIEDQRAEANQDELVNYRMKVASDELEETKKLIGIFEEGTTVREEEQYLFFSLAEEKMPELIRHLSGASIHLYEIKIEKQTLEDKFLSLTGKKEADV
- a CDS encoding ABC transporter permease yields the protein MIRLIQNEWMKISYRIGTWIMVGLLVLGMIATLIFVVKTNDKDQASGDWKTQLEMMNKENKKELKETENGFFKRELEKEIAINDYRIKHNLPPADQFSHSVWDYVKTNANLLQLVGVFVIIIASTIVSAEYKHGTIKLLLIRPPSRLKILISKYITVQLYALLLVVVLFILSIILGAIFFGLSTDYVNLVYHNGEVIERSQFANMVYYYLAHCAMFVVLGTLSFAISTVFRSEAISIAISVLAYIVGGSVTGILMLFFDWSKYLLFANDPSQYFMEQVTLIEGMSLGFSLIVLVIYWAIFLAIALIVFQKREVKTGS
- a CDS encoding DUF4064 domain-containing protein: MIRRKGEKIMGIISIVLNVIGVGFGALILSLGPSFYDQINEVLQEEGETLPIETLEASVNSFGTQYMVVSIIAAVLSIVGVILLKTDRRAVISGVLFLVSAVTLLIGTVGLAFVPMVLLFIIGLMSLIRKPNTDIHTNEYPS
- a CDS encoding CitMHS family transporter, with the translated sequence MLTFVGLLIILTIVVLLIWGKASPIVAMVMVPLIGAFIAGFGIHDIQSFFEEGIIKVLPVATMFIFAILFFGILQDTGFFEPVIKTLIKLTKGNVVTVAMGTALIGVIAHLDGAGATTFLLTVPALLPLYKKLHMSPYLLLLLIGTSAGLTNMVPWAGPTGRAASVLKMDPSELWVPLIPIQLIGVVLVLGMAFILGKREEKRIRVKIAANEIAAVQLEGADWDRAIQSISETGDAALKRYHLIWVNFILFIAVVVLLVLNVIPASYMFMIGLSLALLINYPKVDVQMERIKAHAPSALMMAAVIFSAGSFLGILEGTGMLKAIAVDSIQILPAFLLPFLHIIVGMFGVPLDMLTSTDAYYYALLPIVESITSEVGVTGTSAAYAMMIGNIIGTFVSPLAPAVWLAIGLAGVDMGKHIRYSFFWMWGFSIVLLIIAKLIGII